The Solenopsis invicta isolate M01_SB chromosome 3, UNIL_Sinv_3.0, whole genome shotgun sequence region acaaataaataaacaaatttgaatATTGAGCAGCTTTTAAAAATGATGAACTAtactttgtattatttaaacTGATGTTTTATAcctatatattatacgtatgttttaatattaatccgtaattaatgttattctgtaaaaaaaacattttttataattaaaatttgtttgagTGCAAATACGGAGAAACGCGGTACAGAAAGTGCAATTGAAATGCAGAGAGGAGCAGAGAAACCTCTTTGACACAAGTTTTCATGTGACGTATGTTACCGGAATGAAAGGATAATAGatatgtcaaatatttttcatatttcattttctaactattaaattttctcCGCGGTTTTTGCTAAAATGTTATCGTTAGAATATCTGCTCTACTATGGTATATCACTGGCTGTCCCCGTTATAATTTTGGTGAGGTTATCTTACActtacattatttcaaaatgtgttatcatttatatttaacaaattagagaataattttattttgcaattttattttatacgatcATAAAATAcagtcataattattttaatctattttattatcttattgtatttagtatttttgaCCAAAGTGTATCTATTTCagtttcttataataatatatatgataagTGAACAATATCCTAAAATCTCAAGGGATGAAAGTGAGAAGTTCTTTTTTAACTGTCAAACAAAGAGAAAGGAGGCATTTCCTTCGTTACATGATCCCTGGAGCTTACACCTCAGTGTCATTGTACCTGCTTACAATGAAGAGCAAAGACGTATGTAACACTCCTTACTGTTATTATCTCTAGATAtcattcatatatttttatttaacagtgCCACCAATGCTGGATGAATGTCTGGAGTATTTGGAAGAACGCAGCAAGTCTGGATTAACTTATGAAGTAATAGTAGTCAGTGATGGCAGTACAGATAAGACTGTAGATTTGGCACATCGTTACTCATCAAAATACGACACTCTGAGAGTATTAAAGCTTGTGAAAAATAGAGGAAAGGGGGGTGCTGTGAGACTGGTTAGTAATTTTAATGGTCTGAGAAGCTTTGTTATTAAGTCAATTTTagattgtaatataattttgaattattatatcttgatttatttattcaaggGTATGCTGAGTGCAAGAGGCAGCGCATTATTATTTGCAGATGCAGATGGTGCTACCAagtttaatgatttaaaaaagttagatgAAAGTCTGATAAATGTTCTAGGATGTAAGTTGAAAAAGAATTAAGATTCTAATATTATGTTAGATTGTACTTAATTGTTtatgttcaattaaatatttaacgttttatatttaataattctttgataGTTCTAATAGAGATAcgtattattaatgttattaattttattaacaaatttgtttcaGGTGATTATATGAGCAAACCTGAGAAAACAGCATTGTCCGATGCAATAATATGTGGATCGCGAGCGCATTTAGAAAAGGAAGAAACTGTCAAACGATCCTTCTTCCGACTTTTACTTATGCATGGGTTTCATTTCTTAGTCTGGCTGTGGTGTGTTAGGGGCATCAGAGACACACAATGCGGATTCAAGCTTTTAACAAGAAAATCAGCAAGAACAATATTCGAAGCGTTACACGTTGAACGCTGGGCATTTGACGTAGAGATGCTATACATTGCACAGACTCTCAACATTCCTGTGACTGAAATAGCAGTAAATTGGACAGAGATTGAAGGCTCCAAGATAATACCGTTCTGGAGCTGGTTACAGATGGGCAAGGATCTATTCTTTATCTGGCTTAGATATAGAATCGGAgcatggaaaataaataaaccTAAAACGACTTAATATAAATGCGCATAACGAATAATCCGTCAAAAGATCTTGAAATTGtcctttttccttttataaagattttttaataataaaatatattataaaaattatacacacaACAGGGTGTCTGCAAAGAGTTctatgtaaaattgtaaaatacaaCTTGACAAGcgatatctttataataatatgagGTATAATTCAAGTTAGaagatttactttttttaattatttaaattacgaaAATCCTGAATTCCAACTgcattacagaataaaaatcTTTACAGAATAAAAGAACGCGCCAAAAAAATTTGGATAAGACAGATTTTGCGAGAAAATAGAAAGTTCCAAGTTTTAATGGTGCCCGTTCCCTCcgagaaaatcgaaagaaagaaaaggagaagcCTGAGACTGCCCATGGACCACATTGACCACGATTTAGCTGATAcgacgccatctctacaacgcgaacatacactacgatgccaatcGGCCAATTCCTCGGATCGCCCGACTATTGGCACACCTGCTGAAAAATGCGCGCCAAGCGCACGTACACAAGCTTCAAATCGTTACCGTCCTGATTTTCGCACGATTGACTCATCCCGTTGCACTGTACCGACGATAATTTACGCGAACGCAATGGAGATGAGCCGCAAATACCGAATTGTAGGTGCGAATAcaagtacaaattgactcaccgttcgccgctggCCGCTCCGCCCAGGCGCTTCGTCTCGGCCGCATCTCTCGAATGTACATACGTTGAAGATCCAAAGTCATCCTCGCGACGATTCCGTCTTGATTTACACTTGGCACGACACTTCGCTTTCGATACTCCTGGCACTCACGCGCATCGAAAACTCGATGAATACGGggcaacggagaagacgcgATTGAACGCGCAACGCGACCTTGCGGCAGCTACACACTCGTTGGAGATAAACACACCCGCGGAAACGCGACCGAATCAATTGTCGTACGACGTACATACAACACCCGCGATACTGCGTGAGACGCGTTTATTTCCGAGAATAAACAATCGCCGTGTTGTTGTGTCCTTTCGTTCTCACTTGATTCCGAAAAACCGACGACGTGTCCAAGACATACGAACGTCGCTAACTTCATGCCGACGCCGCGCGAATACGACGCGAGTCGAATTTGGTCGAATCAGGAAGCCGAACTGACGCTAGTGACGCTGCCTATGCCGGAAATACACTAGCGACACGCTTGTAACGACAACAGCGAGCACGTAAATCTCGCGAGATGGAAACGTAATTAAACGCACGTTGAAACGTTCCGTGCACTCTGTTATTAAAATGacgatattaatgtaaaaataatttccaaaaattgttaaaaattgcttGTTTGTATATTACAATCTAAATTTCTATAAAGATATGAATTATACaaagagtaaaaatattaaagagttATAAGAactattagataaatttaatatatgtatataaaaagttttctataatatataatttggaattttaagtttcaatattaattacgtttttaatactgattattaaataatttttaaatcttttagtATTATAAAGAAGTAACGAAAATGGTAacgaattattttacaaaagataATTATGACGGTAACGCGTTACTATTTTAACGATCATTGATAATTATACTagcattttatttatagttaccaatataaaaaaaactttccaATTGCCGgtattttacaaacaataagaattaaaattttcaaagattgcAAAAATGTACACAATAGCATAAAAATACAAACGAATTAAAAGGCAAAATTAATCTCAATTTAAACTTTGAGCATTGctttttaaattgctttattatataaatttattattatccatACTAAGAGCAATATGATTATTAGTTACAGTATTTTCAAATAAGTACTTCAAACAAGTTTCTTAGTAATTTTTACGTAATTGACGTTTTGTGACAGTTGTAATAGctctgtaatttttatatagataattttaatcCACTAATTTTAATGTATAGCTAAAATGTTCTATTCTGACAttggattattttttaactacttattattatttcaatctctctataatttttatatattttttttattttatgatattctatattttatttcataattattgtaatttt contains the following coding sequences:
- the LOC105194536 gene encoding dolichyl-phosphate beta-glucosyltransferase, giving the protein MLSLEYLLYYGISLAVPVIILFLIIIYMISEQYPKISRDESEKFFFNCQTKRKEAFPSLHDPWSLHLSVIVPAYNEEQRLPPMLDECLEYLEERSKSGLTYEVIVVSDGSTDKTVDLAHRYSSKYDTLRVLKLVKNRGKGGAVRLGMLSARGSALLFADADGATKFNDLKKLDESLINVLGCDYMSKPEKTALSDAIICGSRAHLEKEETVKRSFFRLLLMHGFHFLVWLWCVRGIRDTQCGFKLLTRKSARTIFEALHVERWAFDVEMLYIAQTLNIPVTEIAVNWTEIEGSKIIPFWSWLQMGKDLFFIWLRYRIGAWKINKPKTT
- the LOC113004669 gene encoding uncharacterized protein LOC113004669 — translated: MRIKERAKKIWIRQILRENRKFQVLMVPVPSEKIERKKRRSLRLPMDHIDHDLADTTPSLQREHTLRCQSANSSDRPTIGTPAEKCAPSARTQASNRYRPDFRTIDSSRCTVPTIIYANAMEMSRKYRIVGANTSTN